From a single Helicovermis profundi genomic region:
- a CDS encoding GerMN domain-containing protein has translation MRYTLRVMVIIFLGILLIVISFSNSLTFKELGKKYSIVPNPEAMQLESVLYFVGNNTLEFEKRIIEVKDNDIYQAVGKELMKGSRDKYLHSPFEISSGILNYEIDKSILFINFNNDFLSESFWNKSDVYLYIWSIVDTFTEFDEIYKVQFLFEGKKIDIPIGKYNLLNPLSRDTKFVGILENTPSNVVNEYIDYITLDEYRKAYELLDDKTKAYLDYKSFIVYANEFLNDIDGYKSLLHFTENKIDSWIIHIKYVRINLNDTENNTLMKNIKVTGDKDNWKINLVDQIKF, from the coding sequence GTGAGATATACTTTAAGAGTTATGGTTATTATTTTTCTAGGAATACTTTTAATTGTAATTAGTTTTTCAAATAGCTTAACATTTAAAGAGCTTGGAAAAAAATATAGCATTGTTCCGAATCCAGAAGCTATGCAACTTGAAAGTGTCTTATATTTTGTTGGAAATAATACTTTAGAATTTGAAAAAAGAATTATTGAAGTAAAGGACAATGACATTTACCAAGCAGTTGGAAAAGAACTTATGAAAGGTTCAAGAGATAAATATCTTCATAGTCCATTTGAGATAAGTTCAGGAATCTTAAATTATGAAATAGATAAATCCATACTATTTATAAATTTCAATAATGATTTTCTTAGTGAAAGCTTTTGGAATAAGTCTGATGTTTATTTATATATATGGTCAATTGTGGATACTTTCACAGAATTTGATGAGATTTATAAGGTGCAATTTTTGTTTGAAGGTAAAAAAATAGATATTCCAATTGGCAAATACAACTTATTAAATCCACTTTCTAGAGATACTAAGTTTGTAGGCATACTTGAAAACACACCATCAAATGTGGTCAATGAGTATATAGATTATATAACACTTGATGAATACAGAAAAGCGTATGAGCTTTTAGATGATAAAACAAAAGCATATTTAGATTATAAATCTTTCATTGTTTATGCAAATGAGTTTTTAAATGATATCGATGGATACAAATCTTTACTACATTTTACCGAAAATAAAATTGATTCTTGGATTATTCATATAAAATATGTTAGAATAAATTTAAATGATACAGAAAATAATACGTTAATGAAAAATATTAAGGTCACTGGAGATAAAGACAACTGGAAAATTAATTTAGTTGATCAAATAAAATTTTAA
- a CDS encoding sensor histidine kinase: MIAFINETLKINFIDEKKITLFTEGNIISSQIETELNKINKDSYRSLVEKSLKKYSLSINSRIMITNENGFVIIDSYDKYKGKNISSIVQVSDALLGNSSSELYKLYNGEKAMYVSVPIIIDNDIVGVVLLSSSAESIFSKVNDVIEKILLLSILGLLVTGIVSFIFADIISTPVERMTDLVKIIARGNFEQRIELVGNDELSNLGDAINKMTIKLHQIDDQRKKFVSNVSHELRTPLASVMIISESLLHGDSWPEEVYREFLTDIDSEINRLSKIIDSLLYLVDIEKKDMVLEYEFIDMNDLVRSVVKMLKPLAKKKNINLEYIYTEHVNLKVDKAKMHQCLVNIIANGIKYTPSGGRVYIEMYREKENVKIKISDTGIGIPEKDIINIFDRFYRIDEARSRNTGGTGLGLSIAQQIVNLHQGEITLESKINSGTSFYITLPSEVSL; encoded by the coding sequence ATGATAGCTTTTATAAATGAAACATTAAAAATTAATTTTATTGATGAAAAAAAAATAACATTATTTACTGAAGGAAACATTATCTCGAGTCAAATCGAAACTGAATTAAATAAAATTAATAAAGATAGTTATAGAAGTCTGGTTGAGAAAAGCTTAAAAAAATATAGTTTAAGTATAAATTCTAGAATTATGATAACAAATGAAAATGGTTTTGTTATTATTGATTCATACGATAAATACAAGGGCAAAAATATTTCAAGTATAGTGCAGGTTAGCGATGCCTTACTTGGAAATTCATCTTCTGAATTATATAAACTTTATAATGGTGAAAAGGCTATGTATGTGTCAGTTCCTATTATAATTGATAATGATATAGTAGGAGTAGTCCTTTTATCATCTTCAGCAGAGTCAATTTTTTCTAAAGTAAATGATGTAATTGAAAAAATACTGTTACTTTCAATACTTGGATTATTAGTTACTGGTATAGTAAGTTTTATTTTCGCAGATATTATATCTACGCCAGTTGAAAGAATGACTGATTTAGTTAAAATAATCGCCAGAGGAAATTTTGAACAAAGGATAGAACTTGTTGGAAATGATGAACTGTCAAATCTCGGAGATGCAATCAATAAAATGACAATTAAGCTTCATCAAATTGATGATCAAAGAAAGAAGTTTGTATCCAATGTTTCACATGAACTTAGAACACCTCTTGCTTCAGTAATGATTATTTCAGAATCGCTATTACACGGAGATTCTTGGCCAGAAGAGGTATACAGGGAATTTTTGACTGACATAGATTCAGAGATTAATAGATTAAGTAAAATAATTGATTCTTTACTATATCTTGTAGATATAGAAAAAAAAGATATGGTGCTTGAATATGAATTTATTGATATGAATGATTTAGTAAGGAGCGTTGTTAAGATGTTAAAACCACTTGCTAAGAAAAAAAATATTAATCTCGAATATATCTACACAGAACATGTAAATTTAAAAGTGGATAAAGCTAAAATGCATCAATGCTTAGTAAATATTATTGCAAATGGTATAAAATATACTCCAAGTGGCGGGCGAGTATATATTGAAATGTATAGGGAAAAAGAAAATGTAAAAATTAAAATATCAGATACAGGTATTGGTATACCAGAGAAAGATATAATAAATATCTTTGATAGATTTTATAGAATAGATGAAGCTAGGTCTAGAAACACAGGTGGAACAGGACTAGGACTTTCAATCGCACAGCAAATTGTAAATTTACATCAAGGCGAGATTACTTTAGAGAGTAAAATCAATAGTGGTACAAGTTTTTATATAACACTGCCTTCAGAAGTAAGTTTATAA
- a CDS encoding response regulator transcription factor — MAEKILVVDDEPILLKGLKFSLEQDDYEVEVAVDGKEAYDKIMANNYDLVVLDLMLPEIDGLEVCKKVRETSMVPIIILTAKGEDSSKVLGLEYGADDYITKPFNILELKARIKAILRRVKVNDAGSATSVLNIGEFTINTLGRKVSINEREINLTAKEFDLLLLLVINKDKVFSREELLETIWGYEYFGDVRTVDVHIRRLREKIEENSSQPNYILTKWGVGYYFKDKK; from the coding sequence ATGGCAGAAAAAATACTTGTTGTTGACGATGAACCAATATTACTAAAGGGGTTAAAATTTAGTCTCGAACAAGATGATTATGAAGTTGAAGTTGCTGTTGATGGTAAGGAAGCATACGATAAAATTATGGCAAATAATTATGATTTAGTTGTTCTCGATTTAATGTTACCTGAAATAGATGGACTTGAAGTATGTAAAAAAGTTAGAGAGACTTCAATGGTGCCTATTATTATTTTAACTGCAAAAGGTGAAGATTCAAGTAAAGTACTTGGCCTTGAATACGGAGCAGATGATTATATTACAAAACCATTTAATATTTTAGAATTAAAAGCCAGAATTAAAGCAATTCTTAGAAGAGTTAAGGTAAACGATGCAGGAAGTGCAACAAGCGTCTTAAATATAGGTGAATTTACAATTAATACACTTGGAAGAAAAGTATCAATAAATGAGAGAGAAATTAACCTAACTGCTAAGGAATTTGATTTACTATTACTTCTAGTTATAAATAAAGATAAAGTTTTTTCTAGAGAAGAACTTCTTGAAACTATATGGGGTTATGAGTATTTTGGAGATGTAAGGACAGTAGATGTTCACATTAGAAGACTTAGAGAAAAAATAGAAGAAAATTCTTCTCAACCTAATTATATTTTGACAAAATGGGGAGTAGGTTACTATTTTAAAGATAAAAAATAG
- the selB gene encoding selenocysteine-specific translation elongation factor translates to MSNNTSNIIVGTAGHIDHGKTTLIKRLTGIDTDRLKEEKKRGITIELGFAYFDLPSGKRAGIVDVPGHEKFIKNMLAGASGLDLVLLVISADEGIMPQTEEHLDILNLLGVKKGIVVLTKCDLVEEDWVDMIEEDIKNRLKGTFLEESPILRVSAVNGDGIDELINNIDTLTSQVEERNIKESSRLPIDRVFTMTGFGTIVTGTLVEGTIKEGDFLEVYPEQFETKVRKIQVHSKDVKEAYAGQRVAVNLSNIKKEQIHRGSVLAKKDSLNIAHMLDVKLTILNSSKRDIKNWTRLRLYHGTKEVLCRIVILDKEELKPGEEGFAQLRLEEVTSCKYGDKFVLRLFSPLETIGGGIILDPNASKHKRFNDKLINDLISKNKGNKDEIVEDALIENSMMVPSEELIAKKSGIDIEEVKEIVKNLLEVKKIVRIDEGRYLHSSFIDIKSEEILKMMNVFHGKNPLKSGISKEELRSRLFPDFKGKLFDNIISIFTDKNIIKINGSIVSLSEFEVVFTKDQKRLVEKILNLYDASYTKPPNTSDLLNLLKTNKKELNIINNLIENKDLIKLNDNILISGEVYKEIKEKLIIYLKEHKEISLSEFRDLAETSRKIAVPLIEYLDAENITKRIEDKRILK, encoded by the coding sequence ATGAGTAATAATACTTCAAATATTATTGTTGGAACCGCAGGGCATATAGATCATGGAAAAACAACATTAATAAAAAGATTAACAGGAATAGATACAGATAGGCTAAAAGAAGAAAAAAAAAGAGGAATAACAATAGAACTTGGATTTGCCTATTTTGATTTGCCTAGTGGAAAAAGAGCAGGTATTGTAGATGTTCCAGGTCATGAAAAATTCATAAAAAATATGTTAGCAGGTGCGAGTGGACTTGATTTAGTTTTACTAGTTATTTCTGCTGATGAAGGAATTATGCCACAAACAGAAGAACATCTTGATATATTAAATTTGCTTGGAGTAAAAAAAGGTATAGTAGTTTTAACAAAATGTGATTTGGTAGAAGAAGATTGGGTTGATATGATAGAAGAGGATATAAAAAATAGACTTAAAGGAACGTTTTTAGAAGAAAGTCCTATTTTAAGAGTATCAGCAGTAAATGGAGACGGTATTGACGAATTAATTAATAATATTGATACTTTGACAAGCCAAGTAGAAGAAAGAAATATTAAGGAGTCATCTAGACTTCCAATAGATAGAGTTTTTACAATGACTGGTTTTGGCACTATTGTTACCGGAACGTTAGTTGAAGGTACTATAAAAGAAGGAGATTTTTTAGAAGTTTATCCTGAGCAATTTGAAACTAAAGTAAGAAAAATTCAAGTACATAGTAAAGATGTAAAAGAAGCATATGCGGGTCAAAGAGTAGCAGTAAATTTATCAAATATAAAAAAAGAGCAAATTCATAGAGGTTCGGTACTTGCTAAAAAAGACAGTTTAAATATAGCACATATGCTAGATGTTAAGTTAACAATTTTAAACTCATCTAAGCGAGATATAAAGAACTGGACTAGACTTAGACTTTATCATGGAACAAAAGAAGTGCTTTGTAGAATTGTAATACTTGATAAAGAAGAGTTAAAACCTGGTGAAGAAGGCTTTGCACAGTTGAGACTTGAAGAAGTTACATCGTGTAAATATGGTGATAAATTTGTACTTAGATTATTTTCTCCTCTTGAAACAATTGGTGGTGGAATTATACTTGATCCAAATGCTTCGAAACATAAAAGATTTAATGATAAATTAATAAATGATTTGATTTCTAAAAATAAAGGTAATAAAGATGAAATTGTAGAGGATGCCTTAATAGAAAATAGTATGATGGTTCCAAGTGAAGAATTAATAGCAAAAAAATCAGGCATTGATATAGAAGAAGTAAAAGAAATAGTAAAAAATTTGCTAGAAGTAAAAAAAATTGTTAGAATTGATGAAGGTAGATATTTGCATAGTTCATTTATTGATATAAAGTCAGAGGAAATTTTAAAAATGATGAATGTCTTTCATGGGAAAAATCCTCTAAAGTCAGGAATTTCAAAAGAAGAACTCAGAAGTAGATTATTTCCTGATTTTAAGGGTAAGTTATTTGATAATATTATATCTATTTTTACGGATAAGAACATAATTAAAATAAATGGAAGTATTGTATCATTAAGTGAATTTGAAGTCGTATTTACAAAAGACCAAAAACGTTTAGTTGAAAAAATATTAAATCTTTACGATGCATCATATACAAAACCACCAAATACAAGTGATTTACTTAATTTATTAAAAACTAATAAAAAAGAGCTTAATATAATTAATAATTTGATTGAAAATAAAGATTTAATTAAGCTAAATGATAACATTCTTATTAGTGGTGAAGTATATAAGGAAATTAAGGAAAAATTAATTATTTATTTAAAAGAACATAAAGAAATTTCTTTGTCTGAGTTTAGAGATTTAGCTGAAACTTCAAGAAAAATTGCAGTTCCACTTATTGAATATTTAGATGCAGAAAATATAACTAAAAGAATTGAAGATAAGAGAATACTAAAATAA